A stretch of DNA from Desulfosarcina ovata subsp. ovata:
AGGTGGCCGATATCAAGGACCGCGCCCTGGGCCGGATGGACGAGCTGTATGCCCAGTTCAAGGCCAATGCCGAAAAAAAAGGCATCCATGTGCACCTGGCGGCAACCGCCCTTGATGCCAACGCCATTATCGCCGACATCGCCAAAACCGGCCGGGCCACCCGAATCGTCAAATCCAAATCCATGACCGCAGAGGAGACGCTGCTCAATCATTACCTGGAGAGCGAAGGGCTCGAGGTGACCGAAACCGACCTGGGCGAGTGGATTATCCAGCTGCGCCACGAGGGGCCCACCCACATGGTGATGCCGGCCATTCACCTGTCGCGTCATCAGGTGGCGGACCTGTTCAGCGAGGTCACCGGGAAGCGGCAGGAGACGGAGATCGAGCGCCTGGTCAAGGTGGCCCGCCGCGAGCTGCGCCAGAAGTATGTGGAGGCGGACATGGGCATCAGCGGCGCCAATTTCGCCCTGGCCGACACGGCCACCATCGGGCTGACCACCAACGAGGGCAATGCCCGGCTGGTGACGACCCTGCCGCGCATCCATGTGGCGCTGGTCGGATTGGACAAACTGCTGCCGTCCCTCGAAGACGCCCTGCACATCAACCGCGTCCTGCCGCGCAACGCCACGGGCCAGCAGATCACTTCCTATGTCACCTGGATTACCGGGCCGACCCCATGCGCGGTCGCCGATTCCGGCCGCAAGGAGATGCACATTGTCTTCCTGGACAACGGCCGCCGGGCGCTGGCCAAAGATCCGGTTTTCTCACAGGTGCTGCGCTGCGTGCGCTGCGGCGCCTGCGCCAATGTGTGCCCGGTCTACCGCATGGTCGGCGGTCACCAGTACGGGCACATCTACATCGGCGCCATCGGCCTGATCATCACCTACTTCTTTCACGGCCGCGACAAGGCCAAAAACCTCGTCCAGAATTGTATCAACTGCGGGGCCTGCAAGGCGGTGTGCGCCGCCGGCATCGACCTGCCGCGACTGATCAAGGAGATCCACGCGCGCATCCAGGATGAAACCGATCACCCGCTCTCCAGCATCCTGCTGGGCAAACTATTGAGCCACCGCAAACTGTTTCACCAGCTGCTGCGCACCGCCCAGAAGGCCCAGGCGCCGGTGGTGGGCGAGAACGGCTATCTGCGCCACCTGCCCCTGATCCTCTCCAAGGAGCACAACTTCAGGGCCCTGCCCCCCATCGCCAGGACACCCTTTCGCGAACGCTGGCCCAAAATCAAACCCTCGGTGGCCAACCCAATCCAGCGGGTGGCCCTTTTCGCCGGCTGCGTCCAGGACTTTGTCTATCCCGAGCAACTGGAGGCCGGCGTTGCCCTGATGACCCGCTTTGGCGCGGCAGTGGATTTTCCCATGCAGCAGTCCTGCTGCGGGCTGCCGGCCCTGATGATGGGTGAGAAAACGGCCGCCCGGGATGTGGCCCGGCGCAACATCCTGGCCATGCGAGGCAGCGGCGTCGACCAAATCGTGACCCTGTGCGCCTCGTGTGCGTCTCACCTGAAGCACAACTATCCCCAGCTGCTCGCCGACGATCCCGCCATGCGGGAAGCGGCAGAGCAGTTCTCCGAAAGGGTCGTGGCCTTCAGCAGCTTCATGAACGACATCCTCGAGATCCCGGCGGATGCGTTCCGATCGTCCGGTACCCAGACCACCTACCACGCCCCCTGCCATCTGTGCCGGGGCATGGGCGTTCGGCATGCACCCCATGAGCTGATCCGCAAAGCCGGGCTCGCATTCGTTCCCGCCCGGGAGGAGGAAACCTGCTGCGGCTTCGGCGGGTCGTACTCCGGCAAGTTCCCCCAGATCTCGGCTCAGATTCTGGAAAGCAAATTGGCGGATGTGGCGGCAACGGGGGCGGACCTCCTCGTGACCGAATGTCCGGGGTGCGTCATGCAACTGCGCGGCGGCGCCGAGAAAAAGGGAATGAAACTGTCGGTCAAACACATTGCCGAAGCGGTGGTGCAGACCCTGGAGAAAACCTGACCGCAATAGATAAAATGCGCTTGCCCGGAACCGCTCGATGCCGTCAGCTGAAAAAATAGCGGAAGTCCGGACAAAAAATCGCCACGAGAAACAAGATCGTGCTGATGAGAATCGTCAGCACGCCGAAAAGTTTGATGCCTTCCGCCGACCAGCGTGGGGCGAAAAGGCTCACCAGGAACCCGGAGGCAAGCGTTCCTTCCAGCCATTCGGCGCCGCCCCATCGAACCACCCACAGCCAGAAGAGCAGATTGAGCAGGTAGCAGGCAACGAGTTCGGTCAGGGACATTTGCTTCCTCTTTTCTGCATAGGGAATTACGCAGCCCAAAAACATGATCTTAACGTCTATGGAATCGATTGAACGGGGTGTCCCGCTTCACCAAGCGCGTTGATGGCGCGTTTTAAATCGGAATCCTTGACGAGCACGTAATCCGTATCAAAGGTCGACAGGGCGAATATGGGGATGCCCGCGTCGGCCAGCGGGTGCGCGATCTGCGCGAGGATTCCCGTCAGCGCGAAATCGAGCGGGCCATCGATCACCAGGGCGCGCCACCCCCGCTCGGCCCGGACATCTTCGGGAACGTCTGTCGCCCGGCACACGATGGACGTCTCATCTTTTGTCCATGTTATGGATCGCAGGGAACCGGCCATCGCCCATGGCGGGATATCCCCTCCGGCCGGCAACCGGCAAACCGCAAGAGGGTCTGGAAGTAATTTCAGTGTCAGTACCATTTAAGCCTCGGCCGTGATGGGCTATTGATTCCATATATAAACGGGACTACGCTTTCGCCAGTTCCGCCTTGATTGCAAGACCGATATTTTTCAATGTATAGGGTTTTTTAAGATAACATCCCGCACCGATTTTCTGAAGCGCTTTAACCCGCTCGGTTTTGGAAAAGCCACTGGCGATGATCGCCTTTTGCCCGGGATGATACTCGGCAATTCGTTGATACGTTTCCAAACCATCCATTCCCGGATCCATAATCATATCCAGGATCAGTATGGCTACAGAGTTGTTTGTCATAAAATCCAATGCTTCTTCTCCGCTGGAAACGCTAAAAACGGAGTAGCCCAGTTTTTGTAAAATACCGGTTGCGATTTCTCTTTGTTCTTCGACATCATCGACGACGAGAACGGACTCTCCGTTACCGGTTAACGCTTCGAACCGTAATCCATCCTCTTCCCTTTTCAGCGGTTCCCGGGTTACCGGAAAATAAAGATAAAAAGTAGCCCCTTTCCCCTCAGAGCTTTCAATATCAATGTATCCGTTATGGTCCTTTACCGTCCCCCATACAACGGCCATGCCCAGCCCCGTTCCGCTTCTGCCCATTTTCTTTTTGGTGAAAAAAGGTTCGAATATTCTTTCGGCAACGTCTTCGGACATCCCCACGCCATTGTCGGCGACTGCCAATTTTACGTAATCCCCCTCTTCGATGGTTTCGTATCCCTTCATCGGCGTACTGAGATAGATATTTTCCGTCGATATTTCGATCTGCCCCCCCTCCGGCATCGCCTCCGCAGCATTGGAAATCAAATTGGTTATGCATTTGGCGATGTGTATGGGAGACACATTGATATTGAGCAGGCTCTCGTCAAGATCGGCATGAATCATCACATCTGGATGAAATGACTTTAACTTTTTCATTTCCGGGCTATTCAGTTGCTCCACGATAATGTGATTCAGATTGACCACTTCTGTAATCGAAACCCCTCTTCTTGCCATCGTCAGGAGGTCCTGCACAATTTCAACGGCTTTCTCGCCTGACTTTTGCATGGTTAAGAGCGGTTTTCGCAGAGGGCTCTTTTCGGGTATATCCATCAGAATCAGTTCGGGATAGCTGACGATACCGGACAAAATATTATTCAAATCGTGGGCAACACCGCCGGCCAGTGTGCCGATGGCTTCCATTTTTTTCGCCTGCTGAAGTTTCGCTTCCAGCATTTTCGTTTCGGAAACATCGGATACGGAAATGATTTGACCTTTTGATGGTCGGTCGGTATCGAGAGGATATGCCCTTAGCTGACAATCGAAAACCGTCCCGTCCTTGCGAACCCATTTCGTTTCGGCAGACCCGGTCTGGCATCGGGAGATGGTCTTGCTGAGTTCTCTTCCGACCCGCTTATATTCTTTCTCATTTTCATAGAGAACCCGTGCTTTTTCGCCGAACAGGGATCCGTTTTCATATCCCACCAGCAGATACATCGTTTCATTGGCCCAGTCCAAACGCCGGTTGACCACCAACCCGATGCCAACGGGAGAGGCCTGAAAAATCGCTTCCAGCTTTTGTTGGTTGGCCTTTACTTCTTTTTGTGCATCTTTGCGCTCCTGGATCTCCTTTTGCAGTTCGAGGTTGGACCGCTCAAGTTCCCGGGTTCGCCGATCTACCATATATTCAAGATGATCCCGATGTTTTCTTATTGATTCCTCGGCCTTTTGCAGTTCATTCATCTGGGATTCGATGGTCGTTCCCATGCCGGCCAGAACCGACATAAAGGGTTCAAACTCTTTGTATGATACTTCATTTAAACGGGGGTGATACTCCCCGGCCGAATACGATTCGGCGATTTTGCCAAGCGCATCGATAGGTTTTTGCAAAATCCGCTTCAACAGATACCCTGTCGAGAAAACAATCCCGACGACCGAAATCAAAAAAGCGATGATCGATGTCTTCAATATATCCCGTTTGGCTTCAATTGACCGAACAGGACTCAGGGCAATCACAACCTTTCCAATCCGCTCACCGTCGTAAAGGATCTCCTTTGAACGTTTGGCCAACGTGCCTTCATTGTCTTTTAATTCTGCTTCGTTTTGAAATATGATTTCTCCTGAGGCGCCAAACAGTTTTATCATCGCGATGGATTCATTTTGGGTATAATAGAGACAGATCGTATTGATGTTCTCCCGATCCATATCCCACAGCGGAACCTTCAATGTGGAGGCGACGACATCGATATAATCATCGGCTTCTTCCTCAAGCCTCAGCATCAGGCTATTGGATACGCGCCAATAGTATGTCGCTATGAATGCAACGGACATGATGACGATAACGGCAACCAGGCCGATGGTTAAATTTTTTGATATCGATCGTTTCTGATTGTCAATCATCGATATCCCTATAATTTCCATCACACGTTTCGACAGTGATGAGACCTTTCTCAATGCACGTTTTCAAGGCCGCATTAAATTTGACCAATAATTCCTTCGATCCCGGATAGTCTTTTGACACGATCAGCCGCAATGGATTTACGGTCAATGGCTTGTCGAGGATCTTGAACTTATCGATGCAATCCGGAAAATGGGTCTTTATCAAATGCCGGCCGACCAATTCATTCACCGGCATCAAATCGATCCGGCCCAGTTTGAGCTTTTCCATCGCATAAATTTCCTTGTTGACATAATCGATGGACAGTCCCGCCTTTTTGAATAAAGGCACGTAATAATACCCGGTAACGCCTCCTATTCTATACGGCTTCAAATCTTCCAGGGTGTTATAATGATACTGTTTTGAATCGTTACCGGCGGCATAATGGAAAAAGACGGTTTTTGAGCAGGAAAGGGCGTCTGAAAACCATACTTTTTCTGCTCTCTCGTTGGTATACGAATAGGGAAACGCCGCCCAAACCCGACCCTTTTCGACGGAATCGAAACATCGTCCCCATGGGTAGAAACGATATTCGGGACGCAGTCCCATTGCATTGAAAACGACCGTCACCCTCGCGGTGAAATCACCATAATTGGAAAGCGTTTTGGATGAATACGGAATCCATTCGCCTGTGGCCAGAGGAATGCTTTGGGCGTTGGATAGGGAAGCAATGAACAAAACCATGAAAACCGTTAGGCAATACTTTTTCAAAGCCATTGAATTCTCCCTGATAAGGGTATCGACAAAAACGTAAAGACGATGAGTCTGCCGGCATCACCCAGATGCATATTTATTTCGATTGGTTACGGATGCAAACGCGAGTCGGTTGCTTGCAACATGTACGGGATTCTATAGAATTCTGCAAAGCTTGCCAACAAAATTGTCCGCCTCAACCGCCTGTTATTGGTGCCGAGCCCGTCGATACTTCCAAATTCTGCGTGGTATGATTTCTTTTCCAGTCACGGTGAATTCCTTTTCCAATCCGTGCCCGTTCGCCTTGAAAATCTTTACCGAATCTTTACCTTACCTTTACCCATCCCTTAAATGGGAGTCTTATTGTCTGTTCATGAAAGCCAATTAACGGACAGACGTAATGGAGGTGTGTAATGAAAAGAACAATCATCGCCGTCCTGGCACTGGCCGCGGTCTTTATCGGCTACCAGCAGGTCAGGAGCATGGACGAAAAAATGGAGTCCCCCATGGATAAAATCAGTGAAAACACCCGGACGGCCGTGTTTGCCGGCGGCTGTTTCTGGTGCACGGAGTCGGATTTTGAAAAAGTTGAGGGCGTCATCGAGGTGGTCTCGGGATACACCGGCGGCCGCGTGGATCATCCCACCTACAAGCAGGTTTCGGCCGGCGGCACCGGGCATGTGGAGGCCGTCAAGGTCTTCTATGATCCGGACAGGATCACCTACGCCGATCTGCTGAATGTCTTCTGGCGGCATGTGGATCCCACCGATCCCGGCGGTCAGTTCGTCGATCGCGGGGATCAGTACCGCAGCGCTATTTTCTACGCCAATGAGACCGAACGCAAGCTGGCCGAAGCGTCGAGAAAAGCCCTGGCCGCCAGCGGGCAATTTGACCGGACCATCGTGACCGACATCCTGCCCCTGGGGCCGTTCTACGATGCCGAGGAGTACCACCAGGACTACTACAAAAAGAATCCCATCCGCTACAAGTGGTACCGCTCGGGCTCAGGGCGCGATCGCTTCCTGGAAGAGGCCTGGGCCGGCGCCGAGAAGATGATGAAAAAAACGAAGAAAACGGAAGTGATGAGCAAAATGGACAATATGGCGGCTGAAAAGCAGGAAATGACCTACACCATCCCCCCGGACGCGCAGTTGAAAGAAAAACTCACCCCGCTGCAGTACCAGGTGGCCCGTGAAGCGGGTACCGAGCCCCCCTTCAACAACACCTACTGGGATAACCACGCCCCGGGCATCTATGTGGACATTGTCTCCGGCGAACCGCTGTTCAGCTCCACGGACAAGTTCGACTCGGGAACCGGCTGGCCCAGTTTCACCCGGCCGCTGAAGCCGGAAAACGTTGTGGAAAAGCAAGACCGGAGCCTTTTCATGGTACGCACCGAGGTGCGCAGCAAACATGCCGACTCCCACCTGGGCCACGTTTTTGGCGACGGGCCTCAGCCTACGGGACTGCGCTACTGCATCAACTCGGCCGCCCTGAAGTTCATTCCCGCCAGCGAACTGGAACAGGCCGGTTACGGCCAGTACCGCCACCTGTTCGAAGAATAGCGCCAACCGTCAGATATAGGTAATCAGCGCCGGATCGTTCTGGCTTTCCAGGTGGGCCAGGCAGTTGAACTGAACCAGGGACAGGCGATCCTGTTCGTGACGAAATCGGGTAATCGATGTGTTGCACAACTCCCAGCCCAGGCGGATGGCCTGATCCCGGTTCGCTTCCAGGGTTTGGCGCAGGGTCACGGCAATGGGTCCGCCGGAGGTGAATACGGCCACCCGCTGATCGTCGCCGGCGGTATTGGCGATCAGGTTGTCGATGCCCCTGGCGATACGCGCCCTGAACTGATCCGCCTGCATGATGCGCTGCCCGTCATCGGGCGGCTCCGTCCGCGTTTTGTCGGCAACATCGAAAATCCGCCGGATCGCGTGAGGGTGGGTACGAATCTGCTGCATCTCCTCGGAGAGCGCGGAATCTTCACGGAAGACCCCATGCAGGTGACTCATAATCCGATCCGAGTCGTCAAATTCGTTGAAATCCGAGTCGACAATGATGTCATCGGCGGTGTTGCCGTTGACCGGCGCCAGAACGATTGCCGCGGTCTTCATCTGCCGTTGCAGACTGCCGGCATAGACGGCATCAAAACGCAGGCCGCTGCCTGACAGGTAGCATCCCAGCAGTTCGGCCTGGCGCTCGCCCAACGAGGTCAGCTGATCGTAATCGGGCAGGCCAAAAGACGCCTGGCCATGCCGGATAAAATAGATGTCAACCATCCTGAAATCCTTCTTTCGGTTTGTTCAAAACCTTCAATCAAAAACAACAGACTCTCCCCATATGCCCTTTCATCAGGAACGCCGTCAACCCATTTATTCTTTCAAAAATACATAATTTACTATCAATTCTAATAGTTAAATGTTATTCAATCCTGACATGGATATTGAGTTGGACTGCCGCAGGAAAGAGGGTCCACCACCATTCAAGCACCCAGATCGCCTGGAAGGGCAGCATACGCGGATTATTATCTTGACCTCTACCATCAAGGGAGAAAGAATAACCCTTTCTCCCTTGATCTGAATCGACTTTCGCGACATTGACTGGCACGGAGAATAAACATGAAAACCATTAATATCGATTTGCTCATTCGCATCCTGGCGGAGGGGGGACGGCTGCGCTCCGGGGCGGACATCCTTGATGACAGTGGCCGTCCCCTGCTTGCCGGAAATGCCGAGACCGATAACGTCGAGACCCTGCTCAGCCTGAAGCTTGGGGGAATCAATCTGATCCCGTTCGACGAATCTTCCGATGCCGGCGTCTGGGATAAAAATGGAAATTCCATTTTTCAGCGTCTGGCTGGCCGCCCGCAGAAATCACCACCACGACCAGGCGACCACGATCTTAATTTAAAAGCGGTCACTGCCCGAATGGAATCGGCCTGCCTCGAGTTTAAAGATAAATATTCGGATTTCCGTTCGGTTTTTGATGAAACGAGTCGTTCCATCAAAGAAAACAACGGCCAAATGGATATGGACAAGGTCATTGGCCCGGCTGAAAAGATGGTCCGCTTTCTGATGAATTATGATCCTTCGCTTTCATTTCTGAACCGCAGCCCATTGACCACGGAGAACTATCCATACCATCACGCCATCAATGTATGCAACATCGGGGTTGCTGTGCTGAATCGGTTCAACACCAACTTTTCATCCATCATCAATCGGCAACTATCTTTGAGATTCAGTGAGCATGACGACATCGATCCGAGTGCCCGCAAGGACGCATTCACCTACTATATTCCCGGCGCCATCAAAGAAATTGCGATCGGTTATTTTATCCACGATATCGGCAAGGCGCTGATCCCCGATACCATCATCAACAAATCGACGTCATTGACCGAAGACGAACAACGGATCGTCCATGGACACGCCCATGAAAAAGGCATCGAGATTCTGGAACGGAA
This window harbors:
- the ldhH gene encoding L-lactate dehydrogenase (quinone) large subunit LdhH, whose product is MQTVTSLKAYKANVDEALRNRFQRQALDNFAVTYPTGRANAFAGMNIAELVDKVADIKDRALGRMDELYAQFKANAEKKGIHVHLAATALDANAIIADIAKTGRATRIVKSKSMTAEETLLNHYLESEGLEVTETDLGEWIIQLRHEGPTHMVMPAIHLSRHQVADLFSEVTGKRQETEIERLVKVARRELRQKYVEADMGISGANFALADTATIGLTTNEGNARLVTTLPRIHVALVGLDKLLPSLEDALHINRVLPRNATGQQITSYVTWITGPTPCAVADSGRKEMHIVFLDNGRRALAKDPVFSQVLRCVRCGACANVCPVYRMVGGHQYGHIYIGAIGLIITYFFHGRDKAKNLVQNCINCGACKAVCAAGIDLPRLIKEIHARIQDETDHPLSSILLGKLLSHRKLFHQLLRTAQKAQAPVVGENGYLRHLPLILSKEHNFRALPPIARTPFRERWPKIKPSVANPIQRVALFAGCVQDFVYPEQLEAGVALMTRFGAAVDFPMQQSCCGLPALMMGEKTAARDVARRNILAMRGSGVDQIVTLCASCASHLKHNYPQLLADDPAMREAAEQFSERVVAFSSFMNDILEIPADAFRSSGTQTTYHAPCHLCRGMGVRHAPHELIRKAGLAFVPAREEETCCGFGGSYSGKFPQISAQILESKLADVAATGADLLVTECPGCVMQLRGGAEKKGMKLSVKHIAEAVVQTLEKT
- a CDS encoding ACT domain-containing protein; protein product: MVLTLKLLPDPLAVCRLPAGGDIPPWAMAGSLRSITWTKDETSIVCRATDVPEDVRAERGWRALVIDGPLDFALTGILAQIAHPLADAGIPIFALSTFDTDYVLVKDSDLKRAINALGEAGHPVQSIP
- a CDS encoding ATP-binding protein yields the protein MIDNQKRSISKNLTIGLVAVIVIMSVAFIATYYWRVSNSLMLRLEEEADDYIDVVASTLKVPLWDMDRENINTICLYYTQNESIAMIKLFGASGEIIFQNEAELKDNEGTLAKRSKEILYDGERIGKVVIALSPVRSIEAKRDILKTSIIAFLISVVGIVFSTGYLLKRILQKPIDALGKIAESYSAGEYHPRLNEVSYKEFEPFMSVLAGMGTTIESQMNELQKAEESIRKHRDHLEYMVDRRTRELERSNLELQKEIQERKDAQKEVKANQQKLEAIFQASPVGIGLVVNRRLDWANETMYLLVGYENGSLFGEKARVLYENEKEYKRVGRELSKTISRCQTGSAETKWVRKDGTVFDCQLRAYPLDTDRPSKGQIISVSDVSETKMLEAKLQQAKKMEAIGTLAGGVAHDLNNILSGIVSYPELILMDIPEKSPLRKPLLTMQKSGEKAVEIVQDLLTMARRGVSITEVVNLNHIIVEQLNSPEMKKLKSFHPDVMIHADLDESLLNINVSPIHIAKCITNLISNAAEAMPEGGQIEISTENIYLSTPMKGYETIEEGDYVKLAVADNGVGMSEDVAERIFEPFFTKKKMGRSGTGLGMAVVWGTVKDHNGYIDIESSEGKGATFYLYFPVTREPLKREEDGLRFEALTGNGESVLVVDDVEEQREIATGILQKLGYSVFSVSSGEEALDFMTNNSVAILILDMIMDPGMDGLETYQRIAEYHPGQKAIIASGFSKTERVKALQKIGAGCYLKKPYTLKNIGLAIKAELAKA
- a CDS encoding substrate-binding periplasmic protein, with protein sequence MALKKYCLTVFMVLFIASLSNAQSIPLATGEWIPYSSKTLSNYGDFTARVTVVFNAMGLRPEYRFYPWGRCFDSVEKGRVWAAFPYSYTNERAEKVWFSDALSCSKTVFFHYAAGNDSKQYHYNTLEDLKPYRIGGVTGYYYVPLFKKAGLSIDYVNKEIYAMEKLKLGRIDLMPVNELVGRHLIKTHFPDCIDKFKILDKPLTVNPLRLIVSKDYPGSKELLVKFNAALKTCIEKGLITVETCDGNYRDIDD
- a CDS encoding histidine phosphatase family protein, producing the protein MVDIYFIRHGQASFGLPDYDQLTSLGERQAELLGCYLSGSGLRFDAVYAGSLQRQMKTAAIVLAPVNGNTADDIIVDSDFNEFDDSDRIMSHLHGVFREDSALSEEMQQIRTHPHAIRRIFDVADKTRTEPPDDGQRIMQADQFRARIARGIDNLIANTAGDDQRVAVFTSGGPIAVTLRQTLEANRDQAIRLGWELCNTSITRFRHEQDRLSLVQFNCLAHLESQNDPALITYI
- a CDS encoding HD-GYP domain-containing protein, translated to MKTINIDLLIRILAEGGRLRSGADILDDSGRPLLAGNAETDNVETLLSLKLGGINLIPFDESSDAGVWDKNGNSIFQRLAGRPQKSPPRPGDHDLNLKAVTARMESACLEFKDKYSDFRSVFDETSRSIKENNGQMDMDKVIGPAEKMVRFLMNYDPSLSFLNRSPLTTENYPYHHAINVCNIGVAVLNRFNTNFSSIINRQLSLRFSEHDDIDPSARKDAFTYYIPGAIKEIAIGYFIHDIGKALIPDTIINKSTSLTEDEQRIVHGHAHEKGIEILERNHIRSLYIRNIVRWHHAAIYEGETGGYPEVPRPIEIPPYVKICKLVDIFDAMSSKRVYGEAADSAGVVARIYRKFAGKDPLLQFILHAFISEMGVCPTGSVIHLRNGQLAFVLDKQGPIVLPLTNIKGDPLSRYADPIDIDEKKKEDSFFDIDRRKAPLPPIQAFDILPAELREMFTRISIHNELKKQTT